In one window of Kitasatospora sp. MMS16-BH015 DNA:
- a CDS encoding carboxylesterase/lipase family protein, with protein sequence MSGAVRTAYGPVTGVAADGVLRYLGIPYAATPFGPLRFAAPVPPEPWTTPLAAESFGPTAPKPRMKGRFGELFPDPVVPGRACLNLNVWTPEEAGAAPLPVLVWLHGGAFVTGSSAVSCYDGAAFARDGVVCVSLNYRLGMEGFGYVPDAPVPANRGLLDQLFALEWVRENIAAFGGDPANVTLFGQSAGAMSVLTLLSTGTDLFHRAIAQSGSAEIAQTVEDAALVSAEVARRLGVSFDLAGFASCAPEEVVARQDEVAEEVAGGADPAKYGPSTIASCGMAFLPVVDGELLTQRPIEAIRAGAGGDKPLLIGTTTEEYRLFLMPSPVAQLPVPEPLIERATAYGAPEGCYGSYAAGGTPAYPRRPRPRSRRPC encoded by the coding sequence ATGAGCGGTGCGGTGCGGACGGCGTACGGTCCGGTGACCGGGGTGGCGGCCGACGGAGTGCTGCGCTACCTCGGCATCCCTTACGCGGCAACGCCGTTCGGGCCGCTGCGGTTCGCCGCGCCGGTGCCGCCCGAGCCGTGGACCACCCCGCTCGCAGCCGAGTCCTTCGGGCCGACGGCGCCCAAGCCGAGGATGAAGGGCCGGTTCGGTGAGCTGTTCCCCGACCCGGTGGTGCCGGGCCGGGCCTGCCTCAACCTCAACGTCTGGACGCCGGAGGAGGCCGGGGCCGCGCCACTGCCGGTGCTGGTCTGGCTGCACGGCGGAGCCTTCGTGACCGGCTCCTCGGCCGTCTCCTGTTACGACGGCGCCGCCTTCGCCCGCGACGGCGTGGTCTGCGTGAGCCTCAACTACCGGTTGGGAATGGAGGGTTTCGGCTATGTACCGGACGCTCCGGTGCCCGCCAACCGGGGCTTGCTCGACCAGCTCTTCGCCCTGGAGTGGGTCCGGGAGAACATCGCCGCCTTCGGCGGTGACCCGGCGAACGTGACGCTCTTCGGCCAGTCCGCCGGGGCGATGAGCGTGCTGACCCTGCTCTCCACCGGCACCGACCTCTTCCACCGGGCGATCGCGCAGAGCGGCAGCGCCGAGATCGCCCAGACCGTCGAGGACGCCGCCCTGGTCTCCGCCGAGGTGGCCCGCCGCCTGGGCGTGAGCTTCGACCTGGCGGGCTTTGCCTCCTGCGCTCCGGAGGAGGTGGTGGCCAGGCAGGACGAGGTGGCCGAGGAGGTCGCCGGCGGCGCCGACCCGGCCAAGTACGGCCCGAGCACCATCGCCTCCTGCGGCATGGCCTTCCTGCCGGTGGTGGACGGCGAGCTGCTCACCCAGCGCCCGATCGAGGCCATCCGGGCCGGCGCGGGCGGCGACAAACCGCTGCTGATCGGCACCACGACGGAGGAGTACCGGCTCTTCCTGATGCCCTCCCCGGTGGCCCAACTCCCCGTCCCCGAGCCGCTGATCGAGCGGGCCACGGCCTACGGCGCACCCGAGGGCTGCTACGGCTCCTACGCGGCCGGCGGCACCCCGGCCTACCCCCGGCGGCCCCGGCCGAGGTCGCGGCGGCCGTGCTGA
- a CDS encoding collagenase, which yields MRLRIPLPTLTASVAACCAAAATLLPVQAIAAPAGTTLKATAKAAAPAAPKPAGPEVAAPAADETAAVAKPRTGAELSQAAVAQVGGTVLQTEQRAYHPPTTPQPKTRQQNAVAGNAVAAAAAQSCTAADFGSRSGAALVAFVEGSTTDCMNTLYNVTGTDAGNIFKQSQLLTVTKAFQDMAANYTGDNSTSILQLVMFQRAGWYVQSNNAAAVGNYDSSVTSAAKAALDAFFASAHWTDVNDNNGVVLSEVQILTDSANLQGSYLGEYKQVLDTFNNSYLAYPKMVKAVNSVLATPLWRGNWNPAFVSAVAANPAIVTSIGNFAKNHTDLLSGGSAALDSNAGNSLGRMAGDGAAVEAIVKPVLKGLLDTTPIVGLTGPLYVHAAFQANYYDGGSCSYLNTCNLPAKLTAAVLPNQLVCDNRTLLTESLSAADLAAVCTSLRGEDTFFHNLVKDRGAVNPYGKTLTMGIFSNNADYLTYSWAIFNNSTDNGGQTVMDPTDPNNQPVCVMYQKSWNDSFPANVWNLNHEYTHYLDGIYDMKGNFGATMAVPDIWWVEGVAEYESYAYRGLTDTQAMGEAAKHTYKLSTIFQNTYGNSDSTRVYPWGYMAVRYMFEKHPQDVYSMLGHFRTGDFQGGYNVYNSVGTAYDADFDAWLTACANGACLAAGPTAFFTQSVNGATVSLTDTSVQTGGGQITGWHWTFGDGSASDQQNPSHSYAKAGTYTVALTVTDNTGRSASTPTSVTVTVGAGTTLPTCLDTRTDALGQNCQRTGRAATAGNSDYMYVYLPAGTTTLKVNASGGTGTAYLYYNDSTWASPSAFTASSTATGTTQSITVTNPTAGYRYISLFAKTDFSGVTISTQF from the coding sequence GTGCGTCTTCGCATACCCCTGCCCACACTGACGGCGAGCGTCGCCGCGTGTTGTGCTGCCGCAGCCACCCTCCTGCCGGTCCAGGCGATCGCCGCCCCGGCCGGTACGACCCTGAAGGCGACGGCCAAGGCTGCCGCCCCCGCCGCTCCGAAGCCCGCCGGCCCGGAGGTCGCGGCCCCGGCCGCCGACGAGACCGCCGCCGTCGCCAAGCCGCGCACCGGTGCCGAGCTGAGCCAGGCCGCCGTGGCCCAGGTCGGCGGCACGGTGCTCCAGACCGAGCAGCGCGCCTACCACCCGCCGACCACCCCGCAGCCCAAGACCCGGCAGCAGAACGCGGTGGCGGGCAACGCCGTCGCGGCCGCCGCCGCGCAGAGCTGCACCGCCGCCGACTTCGGCAGCCGCAGCGGGGCCGCCCTGGTCGCCTTCGTCGAGGGCTCGACCACCGACTGCATGAACACCCTGTACAACGTCACGGGCACGGACGCGGGAAACATCTTCAAGCAGTCCCAGCTGCTCACCGTGACCAAGGCCTTCCAGGACATGGCGGCCAACTACACCGGTGACAACTCCACCAGCATCCTCCAGCTGGTGATGTTCCAGCGGGCCGGCTGGTACGTGCAGTCCAACAACGCCGCCGCCGTGGGCAATTACGACTCCTCGGTGACCAGCGCCGCCAAGGCCGCGCTGGACGCGTTCTTCGCGAGCGCGCACTGGACGGACGTCAACGACAACAACGGCGTCGTGCTCTCCGAGGTGCAGATCCTCACCGACAGCGCCAACCTGCAGGGCAGCTACCTGGGCGAGTACAAGCAGGTGCTGGACACCTTCAACAACTCGTACCTGGCGTACCCGAAGATGGTCAAGGCGGTCAACTCCGTCCTGGCCACCCCGCTCTGGCGCGGCAACTGGAACCCGGCCTTCGTCAGCGCGGTCGCCGCGAACCCCGCCATCGTCACCTCGATCGGCAACTTCGCGAAGAACCACACCGACCTGCTGAGCGGCGGCAGCGCCGCCCTGGACAGCAACGCGGGCAACTCGCTCGGCCGGATGGCCGGTGACGGCGCCGCCGTCGAGGCGATCGTCAAGCCGGTGCTCAAGGGCCTGCTGGACACCACCCCGATCGTCGGCCTGACCGGCCCGCTGTACGTGCACGCGGCCTTCCAGGCCAACTACTACGACGGCGGCTCCTGCTCGTACCTCAACACCTGCAACCTGCCGGCCAAGCTCACCGCCGCGGTGCTGCCGAACCAGCTGGTCTGCGACAACCGCACCCTGCTCACCGAGTCGCTCTCGGCCGCCGACCTGGCCGCCGTCTGCACCAGCCTGCGCGGCGAGGACACCTTCTTCCACAACCTGGTGAAGGACCGCGGCGCGGTCAACCCGTACGGCAAGACGCTCACCATGGGCATCTTCTCGAACAACGCCGACTACCTCACGTACTCCTGGGCGATCTTCAACAACTCGACGGACAACGGCGGCCAGACCGTCATGGACCCGACGGACCCGAACAACCAGCCCGTCTGCGTGATGTACCAGAAGTCGTGGAACGACAGCTTCCCGGCGAACGTGTGGAACCTCAACCACGAGTACACCCACTACCTCGACGGCATCTACGACATGAAGGGCAACTTCGGCGCCACGATGGCCGTCCCGGACATCTGGTGGGTCGAGGGCGTGGCCGAGTACGAGTCCTACGCCTACCGCGGCCTGACCGACACCCAGGCGATGGGCGAGGCGGCCAAGCACACCTACAAGCTCAGCACCATCTTCCAGAACACCTACGGCAACTCCGACTCCACCCGGGTCTACCCGTGGGGCTACATGGCCGTCCGCTACATGTTCGAGAAGCACCCGCAGGACGTCTACTCCATGCTCGGCCACTTCCGGACCGGTGACTTCCAGGGCGGGTACAACGTCTACAACTCGGTCGGCACCGCGTACGACGCCGACTTCGACGCCTGGCTGACCGCCTGTGCGAACGGCGCCTGCCTCGCGGCCGGACCGACCGCCTTCTTCACCCAGAGCGTGAACGGCGCGACCGTCTCCCTGACCGACACCTCGGTGCAGACCGGCGGCGGCCAGATCACCGGCTGGCACTGGACCTTCGGTGACGGCTCCGCCTCGGACCAGCAGAACCCGAGCCACAGCTACGCCAAGGCCGGCACCTACACCGTCGCCCTGACCGTGACCGACAACACCGGCCGATCGGCCTCGACCCCGACCTCGGTCACTGTGACCGTCGGCGCCGGGACGACCCTGCCGACCTGCCTCGACACCCGCACCGACGCGCTGGGCCAGAACTGCCAGCGCACCGGCCGCGCGGCCACCGCGGGCAACTCGGACTACATGTACGTCTACCTGCCGGCCGGCACCACCACGCTGAAGGTCAACGCCTCCGGCGGCACCGGCACCGCGTACCTGTACTACAACGACAGCACCTGGGCCTCCCCGAGCGCCTTCACCGCCTCCTCCACGGCGACCGGCACCACCCAGAGCATCACCGTCACCAACCCGACGGCCGGCTACCGCTACATCAGCCTCTTCGCCAAGACCGACTTCAGCGGCGTGACGATCAGCACCCAGTTCTGA
- a CDS encoding LysR family transcriptional regulator: protein MELELRHLRVLCAIADAGSVGRAAVLLGASQPATSTQLRRIERHLGAPLFERTATGVAPTCFGAEVLSAARDLLARADSLGRRPEEQAVRGRRELRLAATISPILPGLVTRARHQQPELGFAVSTVYRCSDLVELLERDDVDAALAVDYPGRELRHSRAVSHRGIVTEPTFVALPANHHLRHRTEIALADLADEAWFLTPDDGAGWHGVFYGACAAAGFTPSAVHEFLGGRLELQELIAAGLGIAVVQATTRPMGDVVVKPLIGTPIWVRHLLAWRSSALTADLVETLFGAATAAYRDLVGGSPHFRDWAARTYRAARP, encoded by the coding sequence ATGGAGCTGGAGCTGCGGCACCTGCGGGTGCTCTGCGCGATCGCCGACGCCGGGAGCGTGGGGCGGGCGGCCGTGCTGCTCGGGGCCTCGCAGCCGGCCACCAGCACCCAGCTGCGCCGGATCGAACGCCACCTCGGCGCGCCGCTGTTCGAGCGGACGGCCACCGGCGTCGCGCCCACCTGCTTCGGGGCCGAGGTGCTCTCGGCCGCCCGTGACCTGCTGGCCCGGGCCGACAGCCTCGGCCGGCGGCCGGAGGAGCAGGCCGTGCGCGGGCGGCGCGAGCTGCGGCTGGCGGCCACCATCTCGCCGATCCTGCCCGGCCTGGTCACCCGGGCCCGGCACCAGCAGCCCGAGCTCGGCTTCGCCGTCAGCACCGTCTACCGCTGCTCCGACCTGGTCGAGCTGCTGGAGCGCGACGACGTGGACGCCGCGCTCGCGGTGGACTACCCCGGCCGCGAGCTGCGCCACTCGCGGGCCGTCTCGCACCGGGGCATCGTCACCGAGCCCACCTTCGTCGCGCTGCCGGCCAATCACCACCTGCGCCACCGCACCGAGATCGCCCTGGCCGACCTCGCCGACGAGGCCTGGTTCCTCACGCCCGACGACGGCGCCGGCTGGCACGGCGTCTTCTACGGCGCCTGCGCGGCGGCCGGGTTCACCCCGAGCGCGGTGCACGAATTCCTGGGCGGGCGGCTGGAGCTCCAGGAGCTGATCGCGGCGGGCCTGGGCATCGCCGTGGTGCAGGCGACCACCCGGCCGATGGGCGACGTGGTGGTCAAACCGCTGATCGGGACGCCGATCTGGGTGCGGCACCTGCTCGCCTGGCGCAGCTCGGCGCTCACGGCCGACCTGGTCGAGACCCTGTTCGGCGCCGCCACCGCCGCCTACCGCGATCTGGTCGGCGGCTCCCCGCACTTCCGCGACTGGGCCGCCCGCACCTACCGCGCCGCCCGGCCTTAG
- a CDS encoding PadR family transcriptional regulator codes for MTDPEGPAAPPESAAATQLRKGVLEYCVLALLQDGPRYGVELLEELGRFPMLATSQGTIYPLLSRLRRSGLAETFLRDSASGPSRRYYTLTEAGRTALAEFATLWPAFRTAVDHLLTPGATAAPGGTP; via the coding sequence ATGACCGACCCCGAGGGTCCCGCGGCGCCGCCCGAGAGCGCCGCCGCGACTCAGCTGCGCAAGGGCGTCCTCGAGTACTGCGTACTGGCCCTGCTCCAGGACGGGCCGCGGTACGGGGTGGAGCTGCTGGAGGAGCTGGGCCGGTTCCCGATGCTGGCCACCAGTCAGGGCACCATCTACCCGCTGCTCTCCCGGCTGCGCCGCTCCGGTCTGGCCGAGACCTTCCTCCGGGATTCGGCCAGCGGGCCGTCCCGCCGCTACTACACGCTCACCGAGGCGGGCCGCACCGCCCTCGCCGAGTTCGCCACGCTCTGGCCCGCGTTCCGCACGGCCGTCGACCACCTCCTGACCCCAGGAGCCACCGCCGCCCCAGGAGGCACCCCGTGA
- a CDS encoding LuxR C-terminal-related transcriptional regulator produces the protein MSQHSPDVPVPAALRGWDLSADADLVYRHLVLFGARTAPAVARELSLTRRRTEHALEELWGTDTVVRSGRAGPRPAERWTARPVEQVVAELRLRKRRLVDPVELARGHAAVLGGITLSPADPTRRGAARALYGRAAVVRRIDELSGLERREHLSMNPVPYIDAAVLAAAAPGDLALLARGVAVKVLGVTSTMSGLPDQHNHDLLAHGAKCRLTDRLPIKMQIFDRAVALLPIDPLEPAAGALEIGDPELVAALVQLYERTWSLGSEESAAAEAGADPLPDMELTDREYQIVVLMTAGRSDAAVADALGISLRTIGYTLRSLMDRYGAENRFQLGVLLGSQLPTLREELNLRV, from the coding sequence ATGTCCCAGCACTCCCCGGACGTACCGGTCCCAGCCGCTCTGCGCGGCTGGGACCTCTCGGCTGACGCCGACCTGGTCTACCGTCACCTCGTGCTGTTCGGCGCACGGACAGCACCCGCCGTCGCGCGCGAGCTCTCGCTCACCCGGCGCCGGACGGAGCATGCGTTGGAGGAGCTCTGGGGCACGGACACGGTCGTCCGGTCGGGCCGAGCCGGGCCGCGTCCGGCGGAGCGCTGGACGGCCAGACCAGTCGAGCAGGTGGTCGCCGAACTGCGGCTGCGCAAGCGTCGGTTGGTGGACCCGGTCGAGCTGGCACGTGGCCACGCGGCGGTCCTCGGCGGCATCACACTGTCGCCGGCGGACCCGACCCGGCGTGGTGCGGCCCGCGCGCTCTACGGGCGGGCGGCAGTAGTCCGGCGGATCGACGAGCTCAGCGGACTGGAGCGGCGCGAGCACCTGTCGATGAACCCGGTGCCGTACATCGACGCCGCGGTGCTCGCCGCCGCCGCACCCGGTGACCTCGCGCTGCTCGCACGCGGAGTCGCGGTCAAGGTACTCGGTGTGACGTCGACCATGTCGGGGCTTCCGGATCAGCACAACCACGACCTCCTGGCACACGGCGCCAAGTGTCGGCTCACCGACCGGCTGCCGATCAAGATGCAGATCTTCGACCGAGCGGTGGCACTGCTGCCCATCGACCCGTTGGAGCCGGCCGCAGGCGCACTGGAGATCGGCGACCCGGAGCTGGTGGCCGCGCTCGTGCAGCTGTACGAGCGGACTTGGTCGCTGGGCAGCGAGGAGAGCGCAGCGGCCGAAGCGGGCGCGGATCCTCTGCCGGACATGGAGTTGACGGACCGGGAGTACCAGATCGTCGTGCTGATGACCGCAGGCCGGTCGGACGCCGCCGTTGCGGACGCTCTCGGCATCAGCCTGCGTACGATCGGCTACACACTGCGTTCCCTGATGGACCGCTACGGTGCTGAGAACCGCTTCCAGCTGGGCGTCCTGCTCGGCAGCCAGCTGCCGACCCTGCGAGAGGAGCTGAACCTGCGGGTCTGA